The Eublepharis macularius isolate TG4126 chromosome 8, MPM_Emac_v1.0, whole genome shotgun sequence genome contains a region encoding:
- the ANP32B gene encoding acidic leucine-rich nuclear phosphoprotein 32 family member B isoform X2, protein MKDKVQELVLDNCRSNEGKIEGLSGEFVNLEFLSLINVGLTSVLNLPKLPKLKKLELSDNRISGGLDVLAEKLPNLTHLNLSGNKLKDISTLEPLKKLESLKSLDLFNCEVTNLNDYRESVFKLLPQLTYLDGYDQEDKEASDSDAEVDGVDEEDEEDEEEVEEEDEDEEEEEEEEEEEFDEEDEEEDEEEEIEDEISGEEEGIGHDGGEEEEDEEEDEEDSGKGEKRKREADDEGDEDDD, encoded by the exons GTACAAGAGCTTGTTCTTGACAACTGCAGATCAAATGAAGGCAAAATTGAGGGGCTGTCAGGAGAGTTTGTCAATTTGGAGTTCCTCAGTTTAATAAATGTGGGGCTGACATCCGTTTTGAATCTCCCTAAGCTTCCCAAATTGAAAAAG CTTGAACTTAGTGACAACAGAATTTCTGGAGGTCTTGATGTATTAGCTGAGAAGCTTCCTAACCTCACACATCTAAACCTCAGTGGAAATAAGCTGAAGGATATCAGTACCTTGGAGCCATTG AAAAAATTGGAATCTCTGAAAAGCCTTGATCTGTTCAACTGTGAGGTCACCAATCTGAACGACTACCGAGAGAGCGTCTTCAAGCTTCTCCCTCAGCTCACCTACCTGGATGGGTATGATCAGGAGGACAAAGAGGCTTCTGACTCAGATGCTGAAGTCGATGGCGTTGATGAGGAAGATGAGGAAGATGAGGAGG AAGtcgaagaagaagatgaagatgaggaggaggaggaagaggaggaggaggaagaatttgatgaggaagatgaggaggaggatgaagaagaagaaatagaaGATGAGATCAGTGGAGAG GAGGAAGGGATTGGCCATGacgggggagaggaggaggaagatgaagaagaag ATGAAGAAGATAGCGGGAAAGgtgaaaagaggaaaagagaagcagACGATGAAGGGGACGAAGACGATGACTAA
- the ANP32B gene encoding acidic leucine-rich nuclear phosphoprotein 32 family member B isoform X1, with translation MDMKKRIHLELRNRTPPDVQELVLDNCRSNEGKIEGLSGEFVNLEFLSLINVGLTSVLNLPKLPKLKKLELSDNRISGGLDVLAEKLPNLTHLNLSGNKLKDISTLEPLKKLESLKSLDLFNCEVTNLNDYRESVFKLLPQLTYLDGYDQEDKEASDSDAEVDGVDEEDEEDEEEVEEEDEDEEEEEEEEEEEFDEEDEEEDEEEEIEDEISGEEEGIGHDGGEEEEDEEEDEEDSGKGEKRKREADDEGDEDDD, from the exons GTACAAGAGCTTGTTCTTGACAACTGCAGATCAAATGAAGGCAAAATTGAGGGGCTGTCAGGAGAGTTTGTCAATTTGGAGTTCCTCAGTTTAATAAATGTGGGGCTGACATCCGTTTTGAATCTCCCTAAGCTTCCCAAATTGAAAAAG CTTGAACTTAGTGACAACAGAATTTCTGGAGGTCTTGATGTATTAGCTGAGAAGCTTCCTAACCTCACACATCTAAACCTCAGTGGAAATAAGCTGAAGGATATCAGTACCTTGGAGCCATTG AAAAAATTGGAATCTCTGAAAAGCCTTGATCTGTTCAACTGTGAGGTCACCAATCTGAACGACTACCGAGAGAGCGTCTTCAAGCTTCTCCCTCAGCTCACCTACCTGGATGGGTATGATCAGGAGGACAAAGAGGCTTCTGACTCAGATGCTGAAGTCGATGGCGTTGATGAGGAAGATGAGGAAGATGAGGAGG AAGtcgaagaagaagatgaagatgaggaggaggaggaagaggaggaggaggaagaatttgatgaggaagatgaggaggaggatgaagaagaagaaatagaaGATGAGATCAGTGGAGAG GAGGAAGGGATTGGCCATGacgggggagaggaggaggaagatgaagaagaag ATGAAGAAGATAGCGGGAAAGgtgaaaagaggaaaagagaagcagACGATGAAGGGGACGAAGACGATGACTAA